TAATTCTTGACGAAGTGCAACATTAAGAGAACGATGACCTTTCCCAATCGGCGTCCCCAAAGGACCTTTGATTGCAACTAAATACTCACGGATTATTGACAATGTCTCATTCGGCAAAGAAGTTCCCGTTAATTCATAAGCCTTTTCTCCTGCAAAAACCTCCCTCCACTGAATAGAACGTTGACCTGCATAGGCTTTTTTCACTGCAGCATCAATAACTTTTTGACTGACTGACCAAATATCCCTGCCAATACCATCTCCTTCAATATAAGGAATAACGGGACAATCTGGGACGATTAACCGTCCCTCTCTCATCAGGATTTTTTCTGCCATATTTACCTCTTTCCAATCGGGATGTAAACCAAATTCCTACCACCTAAGTAGGAAGAGCGCGGACGAATCAATTTATTATTTTTCCGTTGTTCCTGGACATGTGCAATCCACCCCGCCATACGGCTCATTGCAAAAATCAATGTAAAAATATCACTATCAATACCTAGCACATGGTAAACTGTCGCCGAATAAAAATCTACGTTTGGAATTAAACCTTTTTTGTTTTTAATAAAACTCTCTACTTCCTCTGACAATCTATAAAACGCTTCATCGTCTGTTCCGAATGTCAAATCACGCGCCATCTCCTTCAAGTACTCTTGACGAGGATCAACCGTTTTATAGACTCGATGGCCGAATCCCATAATTTTTTCCTTCGAATCCAGCTTCTTCTGCAAATATCTCTCGGCATCACCACCCTCACGAATAGCCAGCAACATGTCAAACACTCGTTCATTTGCACCACCATGCAATGAGCCTTTCAGAGTCCCAATTGCCGTGGTGACACAAGAATATAAATCCGTTAACGTTGATGCCGTGACACGCGCAGCAAAAGTAGACGCATTCAATTCATGATCAGCATGAAGCACCAAAGCTTTGTTAAACGCTTTGATTTGCAAATCACTCGGCTCCTCACCGTTCAGCATATAAAGAAAATTCGCCGCAAAACCAAGATCAGCCCGCGGTTCGATTGGAACCAATCCGCGTCTCAAACGAGCAAATGTTGCAATAATTGTCGGAACCTTGGCCATAATCTGAATAGATTGTTCATACAAAGCTTCTAACGAATTCTCCTCAGCGTGTACATTATATACTCCAAGGAGAGATACTGTCGAACGCAATACGCTCATAGGATGCAAATGTCGCCGCGATTGAATCAGAATACATTGCTCTACCGCATCTGAAATCGCATATTCTTTTCGCAGGCTTTTCTCAAAATAATTTAATTCAATCTGAGTTGGCAAATGCAGGTTCCACAGAAGATAGATGACTTCCTCAAAAGAAGCGTTATTCTCCATCAATTCAGCAATGTCATATCCTGCATAGGACAAGCGGTCATTTTCAATTGCACTGATTCGCGTATCACAGGCAATCGCATCTTTTAACCCATTCGTTTCTGTCATACCTTTCCTCCTAGTTTCTTTCTTACTACCATAGGTAAAATACCTCCGTGACGATAATAACGAATATCCGCCTCTGCATCAAACCGCACCAGAGCTTGAAACTCCTTTGTAACATCGTCTGTTTGCACATGGACTGTTACAATTTGACCAACACTGACATCTTCTGGCAAGTCGATTGTATAGCTTTCGTGTCCAGTCAAGCCAAGACTTTCTGCCGACTGACCTTCTAAAAATTGTAAAGGAAGAACACCCATCATCACTAAGTTTGAACGGTGAATCCGCTCAAATGACTCAGCAAGAACAGCCTTCACACCAAGTAAACTTGAACCTTTGGCTGCCCAATCACGGCTTGACCCCATCCCATAGTCTTTACCAGCAATAACAATACTACCGATACCAGCTTCCTTATATCTCATAGCCGCATCATAGATTGAAAGAATCTCATCACCAACTCTTGTCCAACCACCAATTTTTCCATCTGCCAGCTCATTCTTTATACGAATATTTGCAAAAGTCCCACGCATCATGACTTCGTGATTTCCACGACGACTTCCATAAGAATTAAAATCCTTATAAACAATGCCATTTTCTTCGAGATAACGAGCGGCTGGACTCAATCGTGCAATATTCCCTGCCGGGGAAATATGATCTGTCGTTACAGAATCGCCAAATTTAGCCAAAACAGATAAATTTTCCAGTGGTTTTATGGATAAATCTGCCTGCATATTGTCAAAATAGGGCGGATTTTGAATATAGGTAGAAGAGGAATTCCAATTGTAATTCTTATCTGTCTTTGTTTCAATCGCATTCCAAGCCTGACTATCTGTAAATACCTGTTGGTATTCTTCCTTATAAAGGTCACGAGTCACATAACGCTCAATGTAGTCATCTACTTCCTCACGACTTGGCATAATGTCCGCAAGGTAGACAGCTTGTTGCTTCTCGTCATACCCCAGCGGATCCCTTGTTAAATCTACATTCATATTTCCCGCAATAGCATAGGCAACTACTAGCGGAGGGCTCGCTAAGAAATTAGCTTTTACCAATGGATTAATCCGTCCTTCAAAGTTACGATTTCCAGATAATACCGCAGAAACCAATAAATCTTCTTCCTTAATCGCCTCCGCTACTTCGGGACGCAGATCACCTGAGTTACCGATACAAGTTGTACAACCATAACCAACCAAATTGAACCCTAAGGCATCTAGATAGGTCTGTAAACCTGATTTTTTCAAATAGCCAGTCACTACTTTTGAGCCTGGTGCCAATGACGTCTTGACTGTCTTAGAAACTGCCAGACCTTTTTCTACCGCATTTTTTGCCAGTAATCCTGCCGCCAAAAGGACATACGGATTGGATGTATTTGTACATGAGGTAATCGCCGCAATAGCAACATGACCTGTTTGAATTTGCTCCTCTCCTTCAACATACTTAACCGTGGCTGTTTTATCTAACTCTGCTTCCTCCAAACCAAATCCACGCACACCTACTTCACGTATTAAACTAGCCTGAAACTCTGCTTTTGCATCTGTTAATTCGATCAAATCTTGTGGTCTTTTAGGACCAGAAATAGATGGAACTACTGTCGATAAATCCAATTCTAAAACCTTGCTATAAGACGGAAAATGTTCAGCATCATAGAATAAATAATTAGCCTTAGCATAGGCTTCTGTCAACTCCACGTGCTCCTCCGAACGGTTGGTCAATCTCATATAATGTAAAGTTTCTCCATCAATCGGGAAATAGCCACAAGTCGCACCGTATTCTGGAGCCATATTAGAAACAGTTGCTCGATCCGCTAATGTAAGAGAAGATAAACCTGGTCCAAAGAATTCGACAAACTTCCCAACTACATTTTCCTGACGTAGAAGTTGAGTGACTTTAAGCGCCAAATCCGTTGCAGTGGCAACCTTAGGCAATTGCCCAGCTAGGCGAACACCAATCACCTCAGGGATAGGAAAATAAGATGCTTCACCCAACATTGCAGCTTCCGCCTCAATACCACCCACACCCCAACCAAGTACACCAATACCATTAATCATGGTCGTATGACTGTCTGTACCAAACATAGAATCTGGATAAAGCAAGCCATCCTTGTTGATAATAACATCGCTTAGAAATTCAATGTTTACCTGATGGATAATTCCTGTCGCTGGAGGCACTGCACGATAATTTTCAAAGGAATTCTCTGCCCATTTCAGAAATTCATAGCGTTCATTATTTCTTTCGAACTCTAAGTCAATATTTTTCTCCAGAGCATCTTCAGTCCCAAAAAAATCAACTTGAACAGAGTGGTCGATGACTAAATCCACTGGAATTTCTGGGTTAATCAATTCAGGGTTTCCACCTGCTTTCACCACCGCATCACGCATGGAGGCTAAATCTACCACAACAGGAACACCTGTAAAATCTTGCAAAATAACACGACTAGGTTTAAAGGGGATTTCTCCTTTAGGAGATGCCGCCTGATAATGAAGCAACTCCATTATGTGATTTTTTGTAACGTCTACGCCATCTTCTTTTCTTAAAAGACTTTCTAATAAAATACGAATAGTATAGGGAAGTGAATGAATATCCACTTTTTCTTCCGTTGAAATCGAATCCAATGCATAATATGAATATTCTCTCCCTTTATGAAACAAGCTTTTTCTATGTAATTTTTCCATATTTTATAACCTCTTTCAGCATTATTGAATAGTATAGTACAAAATGTAATATATATTCAATACATGTATAACTATAAATGTTATATTTTGTGACAACGTATGTTTCCTTCAAAATATTATGACATTTGCAGAAAAGCTAATCTATATTTTACCGAGAGATTGTTAGGGTTATCAAACTAAATAGAAACAGCTATGTAAACGCTATTTTTCGACTTAGCGGCAATGAGCGGAGGTACAATATATGGTGTTTTATAAAAATATTATGCACTATATTTTGTGATTTTAAATAAACTTCCTTCTTGACTTTAACCTTAAAATCTTGTATCCTAGATTGGTAACAAAATTGGGATTTTTTATTAATCCCTCATGGACAAAGGAGAAATTGAATGGTAACGATCTATTCAAAAAATGATTGTGTACAGTGTAAAATGACCAAGAAATTCTTGGACCAACATAGTGTAGATTATAAAGAAATCAATCTAGATGAACAGCCTGAATTTATCGATCACGTAAAAGGTCTCGGTTTCTCAGCTGCACCTGTTATCGAAACTGAAAATGATGTTTTCTCAGGTTTTCAACCAGGAAAACTAAAAGCCTTGGTTTAACTCCCTACTGTTTATAGAAAGAGATTGCGACTATGAGTTTAAAAGAGCTAGGCGATGTGTCCTACTTCCGTTTAAATAACGAAATCAACCGTCCTGTTAATGGGCAAATCCCACTCCACAAGGACCAAGAAGCGGTTAAGGCCTTCTTTAAAGAAAACGTCCTCCCAAATACCAAGCAATTTGATTCCATTTTGGACAAGATTGCCTTCTTATTAGAAGAAAATTATCTTGAGAAAGAATTTTTGGACCAATACAGTTCAGAATTTATCATTAAAATTGATCAATTCTTGAAAGACCAAAATTTCCGCTTCAAGTCTTTCATGGCTGCCTACAAGTTCTACAATCAGTATGCCCTCAAAACAAATGATGGCGCCTATTACTTGGAAAGTATGGAAGATCGTGTTCTCTTCAACGCCTTGTATTTTGCAGAAGGAAATGAAGAGTTGGCACTCAACTTGGCTAACGAAATGATTCACCTTCGTTACCAGCCAGCAACACCTTCTTTCCTCAACGCAGGTCGTGCCCGCCGTGGTGAGTTGGTATCGTGTTTCCTCATTCAAGTCACTGACGATATGAACTCGATCGGGCGTTCTATCAACTCTGCTCTGCAATTGTCCCGTATCGGTGGTGGTGTCGGTATTTCCCTTAGCAACTTGCGTGAGGCAGGTGCTCCAATCAAGGGCTATGAAGGGGCGGCTTCTGGGGTTGTTCCTGTTATGAAACTCTTCGAAGACAGCTTCTCCTATTCTAACCAGCTTGGGCAACGCCAAGGGGCTGGGGTAGTGTATCTGGATGTTTTCCACCCAGATATTATTTCCTTCCTTTCGACTAAGAAAGAAAATGCCGACGAGAAAGTTCGTGTGAAGACCTTATCACTCGGTATCACCGTTCCTGATAAATTCTACGAATTGGCACGTAAAAATGAAGACATGTACCTCTTCAGCCCATACTCAGTTGAGTTGGAATACGGTGTCCCTTATAGCTACCTTGACATCACAGAAAAATACGATGAATTGGTGGCAAACCCTCGCATTCGTAAGACAAAAATCAAGGCACGCGACTTGGAAACAGAAATTTCTAAACTGCAACAAGAGTCTGGCTATCCTTACGTCATCAACATCGATACAGCTAACCGTAGCAACCCTGTTGACGGCAAGATTATCATGTCAAACCTCTGTTCGGAAATCCTTCAAGTTCAAACACCAAGCATTCTTAATGATTCGCAAGAATACTTGACCATGGGTACTGACGTTTCATGTAACCTCGGTTCAACTAATATCGTTAACCTGATGAAGTCACCTGATTTTGGACGTTCTGTTCGTACAATGACACGCGCTTTGACTTATGTCACAGATCATTCACACATTTCTGCTGTACCATCTATTGAAGCAGGAAACAGTCAGGCGCATTCAATCGGTCTTGGTGCCATGGGACTTCATTCTTACTTGGCTCAGAACTTGATTGATTACGGATCAAAAACAGCCGTAGAATTTACCAACATCTACTTCATGCTCCTCAACTACTGGACCTTGGTAGAATCAAATAACATTGCCCGCGAACGCAAGGCAACTTTCCATAATTTTGACAAATCAAAATACGCAGACGGCACTTATTTCGATAAATACGTGACTGGTGACTACCAACCACAATCTGACCGTGTCAAAGAACTCTTTGAAGGGATTTTCATTCCAAGCGGACAAGATTGGGCTGACCTCCGTGAGAAAGTCATGGCAGATGGTCTTTACCACCAAAACCGACTAGCTGTTGCTCCAAACGGTTCTATCAGCTACATCAACGATGTCTCTGCTTCTATTCATCCAATCACACAACGGATTGAGGAACGCCAAGAGAAGAAAATCGGTAAAATCTACTATCCAGCAGCTGGCTTGGCAACAGAAACTATTCCATTCTACAAGTCTGCCTACGATATGGATATGCGTAAGGTCATTGATGTCTACGCTGCTGCAACAGAACACGTCGACCAAGGTTTGTCACTCACTCTTTTCCTTCGCAGCGAGCTTCCAAAAGAACTCTATGAATGGAAAAAAGAGAACAAACAAACCACACGTGACCTCTCTATCCTTCGTAACTACGCCTTCAACAAAGGTATCAAGTCTATCTACTACATCCGTACCTTTACCGATGACGGCGAAGAAGTCGGCGCAAACCAATGTGAAAGTTGTGTGATTTAAGACACTAACATTCATTGATGCTAAAGCATCTAATGAATGCACGGTACTGACTATTTGGTCAGTACCTAAGTGGCTTACTACCTCGAAAAGTCGTTAAGTTCGAACGACTTTTCTCAGGTCGTAACTTGCAAGGGTTTAGCTGTTGGTAAACCAACTAGCTAATCTACGCTAACCGCTATCGGCGGATTAGCTAGCTACCTCACTAACTCCGAAACTGAAGAAATATCGTCTTCAGTTTCGGAGTGTCGTAAGACACTAATGCTAAAGCATCTAATGAATGCACGGTACTGACTATTTGGTCAATACCTAAGTGGCTTACTACCTCGAAAAGTCGTTAAGTTCGAACGACTTTTCTCAGGTCGTAACTTGCAAGGGATTAGCTGTTGGCAAGCCAACTACCGTATCTACGCTAACTGCTATTGGTGGCTTAGCTTACTACCTTACGACACTGTCGTTCATGATGTAAAGCAACTAATGAGCGCTCGATTAAAAATCCCTTTTAGGGGATTTTTTTACAGGCTACTATCTATTTGTGATATAATATTTGAAGTATAAGAAAAAGAAAGAGAATATGATGGAAACCTACTACAAAGCCATAAACTGGAACGCCATTGAGGATGTTATTGACAAGTCAACTTGGGAAAAGTTGACCGAGCAATTCTGGCTCGATACACGTATCCCATTATCAAACGACTTGGATGACTGGCGTAAACTTACTGCTGAAGAAAAAGACCTGGTTGGCAAGGTCTTTGGTGGATTAACCCTCTTGGATACCCTTCAATCTGAAACAGGTGTCCAAGCTCTTCGCAACGATATTCGTACACCGCACGAAGAAGCTGTTTACAACAATATCCAATTCATGGAATCTGTTCACGCCAAGTCTTACTCTTCTATCTTCTCAACCTTGAACACCAAGTCTGAGATTGAAGACATCTTTGAATGGACCAACAGCAACGAATACTTGCAACGCAAGGCAAAGATTATCAACGAAATCTACGAAACAGGTACACCACTTGAAAAGAAAGTAGCCAGCGTTTTCCTAGAAACCTTCCTCTTCTACTCTGGTTTCTTCACGCCACTCTACTACCTTGGTAACAACAAATTGGCCAACGTTGCGGAAATCATCAAGCTGATCATCCGTGACGAGTCAGTTCACGGTACCTACATCGGTTACAAGTTCCAACTTGGTTTCAATGAATTGCCAGAAGAGGAGCAAGATAAACTCCGCGATTGGATGTACGACCTGCTCTACCAACTTTATGAAAACGAAGAAGGCTACACACGCTCCCTCTATGATGCAGTTGGCTGGACTGAGGAAGTCTTGACTTTCCTTCGTTACAATGCCAACAAAGCCCTCATGAACTTGGGACAGGATCCACTCTTCCCAGATTCAGCAGATGATGTCAACCCAATCATTATGAACGGTATCTCAACCGGTACATCTAACCACGACTTCTTCTCCCAAGTTGGTAACGGCTATCTGCTCGGTGAAGTAGAAGCCATGCAGGATGATGATTATCTTTACGGTTTATAATCAAAAAAGCAGTTCAATCCGAGCTGCTTATTTTTTATACTAAAAATACAATCATCAAATAAGAAATACCGTTGTTGAGCATATGTAGCGCAATCGGATAACGAATATCACGTTTGATCAGATAGAGCCATCCTAGATTGAGTCCCATCGTGAAATAAATCAAAAATTGAGGAAGGGTTGCCGGCATATGGACTAGACTAAATAAAGACCCCGTTACAACAAGATAGATTCCAACAGCCTTCATATCTGCCATTTTAGGGAAGAAATAGGTCGCTAAAAATCCACGGAAGATCAATTCTTCTAAAATGGGAGCAAAAACCACTACTGAGCTAAATGCAATCAAGGGATAAGCTGATACGAATTCGATTACAAGCTTTTGGTTTTCACTTTCTGGGACTGGTACAATAAATTGGAAGATAAAAAATGCAATATAGAGTAATATCGGCCATTGAATCTTTTGGAACCATGAAGCTGTCACACGATAGTCAACAGAATGACGTGGATAGATATACTTCCATAACAGAATAATGAGCGCAATAGAGAGAACAAGACCAATTATCGCACAAATCCAAATTGTACTATCAATCAACTGGGCAGGAATATCAGGAATCGTTTGTAAGGTTGGTCCTACCATTAGAAAACCTGAAGCAATTTGATAGGCAACAAAGTATAGAAATAGTAATGCAGCGTGTTTGATAAATTTCAACATATTCCCTCCCTACAAGCTCAAGTCAATAATATTATCGACCCGAACCAACTTGGTTTCAAGCTCCCCATTCGCTAATTCACGAGAAATTTTAACCCACTCCTCATCAACTGCCAAAATAGTGTATTCATAAGTAATAGAAAATTCCTCATCAAAGCGGATTTTGGCTTTACTTCCGACCAATTCTTTCAATAAAACTGACATCTGATTTTCTCCTTTTGTAGTTTTCTGCAATTTTTTACCCTAGCTTGCAATTACTTCACTTTTTTCCTATCTGATAGAGAATTGAAAAATAGAAATCCTACTAGAATCCATAAAAATAGTTCCATCCTATCCTCCTATATCAAGCCCAGACTTTGCATCAGTAGCATCAACAAAAATCCGAGAAGATTATTCAGACTGTGTAGAATAAGTGCATTGGTATATTTGCCAGAAATACGATAGGCGAGTCCCAGGACCAGGCCCATACCTCCGTAGACAACCCAAGATCCGCTATTGGTCGGATTGTGAATAAGTCCAAACAGAAAACTCGATAGCAATAATCCCACAATCGAATCCTTACCAAAGACTTTCCCCATAAGAATCCCTCTGAAAAGCAGTTCCTCCAAAACTGGAGCAAAGAAAACTGCAAAGAGAAATAAAACTAAGGTTGGCAAGCCTGAATTGTTGATAATTTCCTGATTGGCAGTCGTTTGACCGTATCCCTCTTCCAGCATAATCAATTGCCCGCCAATTATTTTCAGACCAAACATAACGATAAAGGCAAGGGCTACAAAACCAAAATTCGCACCTATCCCCCACTTCTGCTCACCTTTCCACAGACCTAATTTACCAGTCAAGATAAGACCAAGCACTACAGCAACCAACAAGAAGGCAGCAGCAATCAGAAGGTTATTCCCATCAAAATTTGGTAGAGTAAACATAGCCATCTGGGTCAATACATTAAGGGCAACGACAGCTAGTCCCACTAAGAGAAACTTCCAATTTTTAACCACATTCCAATCTTTGACACTTCCAAGTCTATTCATAGCAATCTCCTTCACATACACAAAATCAGTTTTCATTACTTTCTTTTTCGATCAATAGCAGAGCAGGCAAGCCCAAAACCATCGGCAAGAGGATATTCAGGGTTGACAAATCAATCTGCCCAGTAGCCAGCCACTCTCCGAAAATATAGCCAACTGCGTAGAGACCAAGGCCGATTAATAGGACAAGATAAATTTTCATAAAGACTTTCATGAGCTAACTCCATTTAAACTAAATAAGCTTGATTTTCTTACGGTTGACAATATAGAAACTAAGGAATCCAACAAGAGTCATCAAGACAACTGTCATGGGAGTGACAAACTGGAAATACTCGGCTGCAGATGTCCCGCTTTCCTGTGGAATTTGTAACTGCCAGAGACCAATACTAACTAACAGACCGTAGACAGCAATCTGTAGGGTTTGAAACAGAGTTCGTTTCATCATTTTCTTCCGAGCCAATTTCACATCAGCCTTTGCAACAAACAATTTATCCAGTCCCAACTGTTTGATAATGGCGTCCTGTTTGAATTGAGAATAAACCAACGTCAAGAAGAGGCTGATTCCCATGACATCTTCTCCCAGCGCAAAGCTAACTAGAAAGCTCAGCAGTGTCACTGTCATAAAGAGCATATACATATTGTTGCCGAAATTCGTCAAGGTCGCATAAGACACCTCATCTAACTCACCAACAATATCATAGAAATAACGAATTGCTTTGATGTGTACATTTTCCTTTTTCATAGCTAGTACCTAAAAACCTTTCATAACATTCTTATTTGAAGTAACGACGGATCATGCGGACCTGCATGACATTGATGTAAATGTGAAGAAAGGCAACAACTAGAAATGCTGTAATTTGTCGCTCCTGCAATAGCATGCTAAGTACAAATAGGAATAGATACAAACCTGGTAACACGATTTGATTCAAAGTGAAGACGATTTGGAAACTCATTTCGTAGTTTGCTTGTTTCTCCCCCTCGTCCATTGCCTCCATAAAATCCTTCACTTCTTTTACCGTAGCAAAAGCAGACAACTGATAGTCACGAATTTTCTGAGTTAATTTCATGATAAAAATCTGACCAATGAGAAGAATAACATAGAAAACTGCATCAAATATTGATCCGTACATGATCGCACTCTCTTCTAAGAAGGCAACACCAAAACCAAAACCTAATCCTAAATTTAAAAGAGTCAATGACGCAGCAATATTAAACATTATAATCGCATATTCTAGGTTACGATACATTTTCATATTTAGTTCATCTGCCCGTTCCTCATCCTCATCTGAAATCGAATGATAAAGTTTATACGATTGATTTGCCTTAAGCCCAAGATATACAGTTCCGGCGAAAATGACAAAAGTAACGATACGCAAACAAAATAGAAAGTTATCTAGATTGACAAAAGACGGCAATCCAAACTTATCAATCATTACTCCAAAAAAGCCACAAAATGCTCCAAAAATTGCCCCTAAAAACAAATAGGTAAGGTTCCTCATCCATCTTTGTTTTGTTGTAATTTGTTTCCCCTGTTTCATTCTCCAACCTCCACTAATTGAAAGACATTCTCCACATTTTCATTAAAAATTTGTGCTATACGCATGGCAATGACCACCGAGGGCGTATATTCCCCCCGCTCAATCAAGCTAATGGTCTGCCGTGATACTTCTGCTAACTTTGCTAGCTCTGTCTGATTGAGACCATCTCTGGCTCGCAATTCCTTGAGCCGATTTTTTAAGACATATTCCATGAGTTTTCCTTTCTAGGCTTGGTAGATAATCAAGCCAGTTTCTGTGTCTTCGACAGCTATATTTTCCTTGGCAAACTTGACCAATAAGAGATAGGCATAGTAGAAATCGCCTACACAAGCCACTGCATGCATAGTCACCAATATCAGATAAAGAGATACATCCATCCCCCAAAAAACTGCTACCATGGTCAAGCCCAAACTAATCACAACAAAGGGAGCCAGGCTAATCACTAGCATTTGCATCCTATTGTAGAGTGAACCTGGACTGGTCGCATAGGCCAT
This region of Streptococcus suis genomic DNA includes:
- a CDS encoding helix-turn-helix transcriptional regulator produces the protein MEYVLKNRLKELRARDGLNQTELAKLAEVSRQTISLIERGEYTPSVVIAMRIAQIFNENVENVFQLVEVGE